From the Amycolatopsis thermoflava N1165 genome, one window contains:
- a CDS encoding pilus assembly protein TadG-related protein: MTGPSFWWRAEHGRVTAFVLALLIGLLALAGLSLDGGLALASKVRVGGHAESAARAGAQALDLAAYRADGTPRLDPARARDLAQRYLAGVGATGTVQVAGDTVTVEVTDTYRPQLLSLIGITDIHTHGRGAAHPQRGVTGIEP; this comes from the coding sequence ATGACCGGCCCAAGTTTCTGGTGGCGTGCCGAGCACGGGCGAGTGACCGCCTTCGTGCTCGCGCTGCTGATCGGGCTGCTTGCCCTGGCCGGTCTGAGTCTGGACGGCGGGCTCGCGCTGGCGAGCAAGGTCCGCGTGGGCGGTCACGCTGAGTCCGCGGCGCGGGCCGGCGCGCAAGCCCTCGACCTCGCCGCCTACCGCGCCGACGGCACCCCCCGGCTCGACCCCGCGCGAGCGCGTGACCTGGCGCAGCGGTACCTGGCCGGTGTCGGCGCGACCGGCACGGTCCAGGTGGCCGGGGACACGGTCACGGTCGAGGTCACCGACACCTATCGGCCCCAACTGCTCTCGCTGATCGGCATCACCGACATCCACACCCACGGCCGCGGCGCCGCACACCCCCAGCGCGGAGTCACCGGTATCGAGCCCTGA
- a CDS encoding AAA family ATPase, whose product MSTPATTSDRGDTPTAPGAATRLRNGELRRMVAEHLAHNPTAAFTPSTIAQALKRSSGAVGNALATLAARGEAEQVGMNPVTYRATGKTAAAAKAVTITPRATTAATVSAPPGPAAMVTTPVRRPNGQMYHPRKLSGLSDVTALRRLRAAGVSALMYGPPGTGKTSVVEAAFDDLITVQGDSDTVTDDFVGSYTQTPEGRYEFAYGPLVTAMREGRALFIDDATLIPPTVLAVVYPAMDGRRQIIIKSHRNEVVDAAPGFYVVAGHNPGVHGAVLTDALSSRFAAQIHVSTDYDLATQLGIEPKAVRVARNLAARQHKGEIGWAPQLRELIAFTRIADVLGTAAAAGNLLGIAPEEDRDVVADVVRNVFGPHVAPLSLGPQF is encoded by the coding sequence ATGAGCACGCCCGCCACAACGTCCGACCGGGGCGACACACCCACCGCCCCCGGCGCGGCAACCCGGCTGCGCAACGGCGAATTGCGCCGCATGGTGGCCGAACACCTCGCCCACAACCCTACCGCCGCGTTCACCCCGTCCACGATTGCGCAGGCCCTGAAACGGTCATCGGGCGCGGTGGGCAACGCGCTGGCGACGTTGGCCGCGCGCGGGGAAGCCGAGCAGGTCGGCATGAACCCGGTCACCTACCGCGCGACCGGGAAAACCGCCGCCGCCGCGAAAGCCGTCACCATCACCCCGCGCGCCACCACGGCGGCCACCGTGTCGGCGCCACCCGGTCCGGCCGCGATGGTGACCACCCCGGTCCGGCGCCCGAACGGGCAGATGTACCACCCGCGCAAGCTGTCCGGACTGTCCGATGTCACCGCGCTGCGGCGGTTGCGCGCCGCTGGGGTGTCCGCGCTCATGTACGGCCCACCCGGGACCGGGAAAACGTCGGTGGTGGAGGCCGCGTTCGACGATCTGATCACGGTGCAGGGCGACAGTGACACCGTCACCGACGATTTCGTGGGCTCCTACACGCAAACCCCGGAGGGGCGCTACGAGTTCGCCTACGGCCCGCTGGTGACCGCGATGCGTGAGGGGCGGGCGCTGTTCATCGACGATGCCACCCTCATCCCGCCGACCGTGCTGGCCGTGGTGTACCCCGCGATGGACGGGCGCCGCCAGATCATCATCAAATCCCACCGCAACGAGGTGGTCGACGCCGCGCCCGGGTTCTATGTCGTGGCCGGGCACAACCCCGGCGTGCACGGCGCGGTCCTCACCGACGCGCTCTCGTCGCGGTTCGCCGCGCAGATCCACGTGTCCACCGACTACGACCTCGCCACCCAGCTGGGGATCGAACCGAAGGCGGTGCGGGTCGCGCGGAACCTGGCCGCACGGCAGCACAAGGGCGAAATCGGGTGGGCGCCGCAGCTGCGTGAGCTGATCGCGTTCACCCGGATCGCCGACGTGCTCGGCACCGCCGCCGCCGCTGGCAACCTGCTCGGCATCGCACCGGAGGAAGACCGCGACGTGGTCGCCGACGTGGTGCGCAACGTGTTCGGCCCCCACGTCGCCCCGCTGTCACTGGGCCCGCAGTTCTAA
- a CDS encoding TadE/TadG family type IV pilus assembly protein, with protein MRGDRGEVTVELVLATPLLLLALLAIVQFALWSHATHVAQAAASQALAAARTQNGTAGAGQAAGQRLLDDLAAGPLREPQLAVSRSAATVSVSIRGQAAAVLPGVHLHVHAEAYGEVERFLPDLTAARGS; from the coding sequence ATGCGCGGAGACCGGGGTGAGGTCACGGTCGAGCTGGTGCTGGCCACCCCGCTGCTGTTGCTGGCACTGCTGGCGATCGTCCAGTTCGCCCTGTGGTCCCACGCCACCCACGTCGCCCAGGCCGCCGCGTCCCAAGCCCTGGCCGCCGCGCGCACCCAGAACGGCACCGCCGGCGCCGGCCAGGCCGCCGGGCAGCGCCTGCTCGACGACCTCGCCGCCGGGCCCCTACGTGAGCCGCAACTCGCGGTCTCCCGCAGCGCGGCCACGGTGTCGGTGAGCATCCGCGGCCAGGCCGCGGCGGTGCTGCCCGGCGTGCATCTGCACGTGCACGCCGAAGCCTACGGTGAGGTCGAACGCTTCCTGCCCGACCTCACCGCAGCCCGAGGCTCGTGA
- a CDS encoding TadE/TadG family type IV pilus assembly protein, translating to MTRPSSASAITWRRWWAAERGSVTAEAVLVAPVLVMLLVFVAVVVHRGVDARLRLDDAAHQAARAATLQRSTTAATTAARDTASAALAQAGLVCRDVATTLSGALTPGEAVTVHVRCTVDFGQALLLGVPGGKTLESSASEVVDTYRSQPAAGATP from the coding sequence TTGACCCGACCGAGTTCAGCCTCCGCGATCACGTGGCGGCGCTGGTGGGCGGCCGAACGCGGCTCGGTGACAGCCGAGGCCGTGCTGGTCGCGCCGGTACTGGTCATGCTGCTGGTGTTCGTGGCCGTGGTTGTGCACCGCGGCGTCGACGCCCGGCTGCGCCTCGACGACGCCGCCCACCAAGCCGCCCGCGCAGCCACCCTGCAACGCAGCACCACGGCCGCCACCACCGCCGCCCGCGACACCGCCAGCGCCGCACTCGCCCAGGCCGGCCTGGTCTGCCGCGACGTCGCCACCACTCTGTCCGGAGCCCTGACCCCGGGCGAGGCGGTCACCGTCCACGTTCGGTGCACCGTGGACTTCGGGCAGGCGCTGCTGCTGGGCGTGCCCGGCGGGAAAACCCTCGAATCGAGCGCCAGCGAGGTCGTCGACACCTACCGATCACAACCCGCTGCCGGAGCGACGCCATGA
- a CDS encoding BTAD domain-containing putative transcriptional regulator has product MNTPVGGIGIARLLGRAVRGLLAAVLLAALVAGLPWALIHGVGWPLPDHLPSLDEIGSVLMAPMTSKFLLDAIACLAWLLWLMFVLDVASCTLDIARGARWPDLRIQSGPVRRVAAVLVGALLIAVLGRTATAAPTPAGHTPVVAAAAHQPVPEPVTERVRAPEAGVHDSLWRIAQRCLGDGNRWPEIWSLNQGSTQPGGRLLANPNLIHPGDLLRLPQSNPPAPSESAASTPAPPTPLASPVPRTTPNVDSGSPGKPADDATWGSGEIFVSLGLAAAVSALLVLARRRHNARYRPGSGRRDQLPVAPVVYQLRLAHLRAQQAEDTELDTEPAEPAAPTDRGVRVVSGAGPVDSPSVVDIGLDVPLQGEGTQVALDLARVHGLGLVGSGAYAAARALLLTLLTARRDDGPAPAVLVPAADLNRLLGVPVPPADLPDTVTVVSDLDTALAALESDNTPRGCTLVATPPTEPGRQERLQRLLDDHAQHRLTALLLGQWRPGVTAYVTAVGVISATDPGLGEPLRGTRAFTLPETATRDLLTFLRTAQAPPEDSSLNHDSDHLEITAEPPAQPPPEEGAPEPPPAAAAHPENVTAALMLTVFGIPTLRWRPEPTHLQDLSAELSSRLTELLVFLAVHPGGASREAIIDALWSHRPPRNPASVLRTILSRIRRALDTATHGAVGELVLAEHGHYRLDPAIVQVDYWAFADAVTRRRTATTPEQRIHAYEAIVAHYGGFLAEGLTAEWLAAAREATRRNALDAVAALARARVDTDPDYTLDLLETARAFDPHNELLYRDIMRLQHKLGRHDAISRTLTLLRIRLAEIDNEPTPDTIDLAQRLRARHTGIPLDGPSRAPANE; this is encoded by the coding sequence ATGAACACGCCGGTCGGCGGCATCGGGATCGCGCGGCTGCTGGGCCGGGCGGTGCGTGGGCTGCTCGCCGCGGTGCTGCTGGCCGCGCTGGTGGCCGGGCTTCCGTGGGCGCTGATCCACGGCGTGGGATGGCCGCTGCCGGACCACCTGCCGAGCCTGGACGAGATCGGCAGCGTGTTGATGGCGCCGATGACGAGCAAGTTCCTGCTCGATGCGATCGCCTGCCTGGCCTGGTTGCTGTGGCTGATGTTCGTCCTCGACGTCGCTTCCTGCACCCTCGACATCGCCCGCGGCGCACGGTGGCCGGACCTGCGGATACAGAGCGGGCCCGTGCGGCGCGTCGCCGCCGTGCTCGTCGGCGCGCTGCTGATCGCGGTCCTCGGCCGCACCGCCACTGCCGCACCCACGCCCGCCGGGCACACGCCGGTCGTCGCTGCGGCCGCCCATCAGCCAGTGCCCGAGCCCGTGACGGAGCGAGTTAGGGCACCCGAGGCCGGGGTCCACGACTCGCTGTGGCGGATCGCGCAACGCTGCCTGGGCGACGGGAACAGGTGGCCGGAGATCTGGAGCCTCAACCAGGGCAGTACCCAGCCCGGCGGGCGGCTCCTGGCCAACCCCAACCTCATCCACCCCGGCGACCTCCTCCGCCTGCCCCAGAGCAATCCGCCCGCTCCGTCGGAAAGCGCCGCCAGCACACCAGCGCCGCCGACTCCACTCGCGAGTCCCGTCCCGCGCACCACGCCCAACGTCGACTCCGGGAGTCCGGGCAAGCCGGCCGACGACGCGACGTGGGGCAGTGGCGAGATCTTCGTCAGCCTGGGCTTGGCCGCGGCGGTCAGCGCGCTGCTGGTGCTTGCGCGCCGCCGCCACAACGCGCGCTACAGGCCCGGCAGCGGCCGCCGCGACCAACTGCCCGTCGCGCCCGTGGTCTATCAGCTGCGCCTGGCTCACCTGCGCGCCCAGCAAGCCGAGGACACCGAACTGGACACCGAACCCGCCGAACCGGCGGCTCCAACCGACCGCGGGGTGCGGGTGGTGAGCGGCGCCGGGCCGGTGGACTCGCCGTCGGTGGTCGACATCGGCCTCGACGTTCCCTTGCAGGGAGAGGGGACCCAGGTTGCCCTCGATCTGGCCCGCGTTCACGGGCTCGGACTCGTCGGATCCGGCGCCTACGCCGCAGCTCGTGCCTTGCTGCTCACCCTCCTCACCGCCCGACGCGACGACGGTCCCGCGCCGGCGGTGCTCGTGCCCGCCGCCGACCTCAACCGGCTGCTCGGCGTCCCGGTGCCTCCCGCGGACCTGCCGGACACGGTCACCGTCGTATCCGACCTGGACACGGCCCTGGCCGCCCTGGAATCCGACAACACGCCGCGCGGGTGCACCCTCGTTGCCACGCCGCCGACCGAGCCGGGGCGGCAGGAGCGGCTGCAGCGCCTGCTCGACGACCACGCTCAGCACCGGCTGACCGCGCTGCTGCTCGGCCAATGGCGCCCTGGCGTGACCGCCTACGTCACCGCCGTGGGCGTCATCTCCGCCACCGACCCCGGCCTCGGCGAACCCCTGCGCGGTACCAGGGCCTTCACCCTGCCCGAGACCGCCACCCGCGACCTGCTGACCTTCCTGCGCACCGCCCAAGCACCACCGGAGGACAGCAGCCTCAACCACGATTCCGATCACCTGGAAATCACCGCCGAACCACCAGCACAGCCGCCACCAGAGGAGGGAGCTCCTGAGCCCCCGCCGGCCGCGGCCGCCCACCCGGAGAACGTGACGGCAGCGCTGATGCTGACCGTGTTCGGCATCCCGACCCTGCGCTGGCGGCCCGAGCCCACACATTTGCAGGACCTGTCCGCGGAACTGAGCAGCCGGCTCACGGAACTGCTGGTGTTTCTGGCCGTGCACCCCGGCGGCGCGTCGCGGGAGGCCATCATCGACGCCCTGTGGTCCCATCGACCGCCCCGCAACCCCGCCAGCGTGCTGCGCACCATCCTGTCCCGGATCCGCCGCGCCCTCGACACCGCCACCCACGGCGCCGTCGGCGAGCTGGTGCTGGCCGAGCACGGCCACTACCGGCTCGACCCGGCCATCGTGCAGGTGGACTACTGGGCCTTCGCCGACGCGGTCACCCGGCGCCGCACCGCCACCACCCCTGAGCAGCGCATCCACGCCTACGAGGCCATCGTCGCGCACTACGGCGGCTTCCTGGCCGAGGGCCTGACAGCCGAATGGCTTGCCGCCGCACGGGAAGCGACCCGCCGCAACGCCCTCGACGCCGTGGCCGCGCTCGCCCGCGCCCGCGTGGACACCGACCCCGACTACACCCTGGATCTGCTGGAAACCGCGCGCGCCTTCGATCCGCACAACGAGTTGCTCTACCGCGACATCATGCGCCTGCAACACAAACTCGGCCGGCACGACGCCATCTCCCGCACTCTCACGCTCCTGCGCATCCGCCTCGCCGAAATCGACAACGAACCCACCCCGGACACCATCGACCTCGCCCAGCGACTCCGCGCCCGCCACACCGGAATCCCCCTCGACGGCCCGTCTCGCGCCCCGGCGAATGAATGA
- a CDS encoding VWA domain-containing protein — MSTHVATATATPTAVFPAAPGWLTLSAAFGDEVPVIADRDDIVVTVAPGAGHGAPACFFYDPATIEVDGVHVDDGVDPATVAPHRVGDRKRYRTAWGLLTHECAHAKHSVWRAPDDAPPGAAAAAELLEESRIEAAQVRRRPGDRYWLRASATNLLLADLKVDLDDPATAPQMTTADAARCAALLLARVDGGVLNSRETATVRREITRILDAGTLDTLREIWREAHRTADDDTDTMIDLGRRWCEALGTDQNEPPPEPGNTAPAQGGTSGTPSPLATALADAVAAIDHAVAAEPAPTDPTTEALEAAAREDAAHHQAQRDARAVFDGPGAPPTSGTTIRGTRPPTASERTAARHLARALTTAGARDRTPTKTRSALPPGRLRMRGAMTADAQRAAGAIPTAEPFTRTTRATVPAPPLRIGIACDVSGSMSAFARPVASAAWILAEAARHTSVPATTATVIFGYHVRPITRPGSTAPRVTEFDTNDGEHHVDTAISALDGALDLTRPDAARLLVIVSDGCFEETTKEPGQKMLDRLRASGCALLWLAPDAPFNEPMRGATVHTLTDPTTTARAIGQAATAALRATR, encoded by the coding sequence ATGAGCACCCACGTCGCCACCGCCACCGCCACGCCGACCGCCGTGTTCCCGGCCGCGCCCGGGTGGCTGACCCTGTCCGCCGCGTTCGGCGACGAGGTCCCCGTGATCGCCGACCGCGACGACATCGTGGTCACCGTCGCGCCCGGAGCGGGCCACGGCGCCCCCGCGTGCTTCTTCTACGACCCGGCCACGATCGAGGTCGACGGTGTCCACGTCGACGACGGTGTCGACCCCGCCACCGTCGCCCCGCACCGGGTCGGGGACCGCAAGCGGTACCGCACCGCGTGGGGCCTGCTGACCCACGAATGCGCGCACGCCAAACACTCGGTGTGGCGCGCCCCGGACGACGCGCCACCCGGCGCGGCAGCGGCGGCGGAACTCTTGGAGGAGTCCCGCATCGAAGCGGCACAGGTGCGCCGCCGCCCGGGCGACCGGTACTGGTTGCGCGCCAGCGCCACCAACCTCCTACTCGCCGATCTCAAGGTCGACCTCGACGACCCCGCGACCGCGCCGCAGATGACGACCGCCGACGCCGCACGCTGCGCCGCGCTGCTGCTGGCCCGGGTGGACGGGGGAGTCCTCAACAGCCGCGAAACCGCCACCGTGCGCCGCGAAATCACCCGGATCCTCGACGCCGGCACCCTGGACACGCTGCGCGAGATCTGGCGCGAGGCCCACCGCACCGCCGACGACGACACCGACACGATGATCGACCTCGGCCGCCGCTGGTGCGAAGCCCTGGGTACCGACCAAAATGAACCACCCCCCGAACCCGGCAACACGGCACCGGCGCAGGGCGGCACCAGCGGCACCCCGTCGCCGCTGGCGACAGCGCTCGCCGACGCGGTGGCGGCCATCGACCACGCCGTGGCCGCCGAGCCCGCACCCACTGACCCCACCACCGAGGCGCTGGAGGCCGCCGCGCGGGAGGACGCCGCCCACCATCAGGCCCAACGCGACGCGCGCGCCGTGTTCGACGGCCCCGGCGCACCCCCCACCTCCGGCACCACCATCCGGGGCACCCGGCCGCCCACCGCGTCCGAACGCACCGCCGCGCGGCACCTCGCCCGCGCGCTGACCACCGCCGGAGCCCGCGACCGCACCCCCACCAAAACCCGCTCCGCCCTACCGCCGGGACGGTTGCGCATGCGCGGCGCCATGACCGCCGACGCGCAACGCGCGGCGGGCGCGATCCCCACCGCCGAACCGTTCACCCGCACCACCCGCGCGACCGTGCCCGCCCCACCGCTGCGGATCGGGATCGCCTGCGACGTGTCCGGGTCCATGAGCGCCTTCGCCCGCCCCGTGGCCTCCGCCGCGTGGATCCTCGCCGAGGCCGCCCGCCACACCTCCGTGCCCGCTACCACCGCCACCGTCATCTTCGGCTACCACGTGCGCCCCATCACCCGCCCCGGCAGCACCGCGCCGCGCGTGACCGAGTTCGACACCAACGACGGCGAGCACCACGTCGACACCGCGATCAGCGCGCTCGACGGCGCGCTCGACCTCACCCGCCCCGACGCCGCCCGGCTGCTGGTGATCGTCTCCGACGGTTGCTTCGAAGAGACCACCAAGGAACCGGGTCAGAAGATGCTCGACCGGTTGCGCGCCAGCGGATGCGCGCTGCTGTGGCTGGCGCCCGACGCGCCCTTCAACGAACCCATGCGTGGCGCCACCGTGCACACCCTCACCGACCCCACCACCACCGCCCGCGCCATCGGACAGGCCGCCACCGCCGCCCTGCGCGCCACACGCTGA